A window of the Streptomyces sp. NBC_00250 genome harbors these coding sequences:
- a CDS encoding AAA family ATPase, protein MSNYEDCLKHLDSYISARVPVIGMRTIEQERALRLLREAATQPRRSSLPFWIYTRATGLRDLRTNTTVIDDRSLTGAMDFAAAQFTSRANATVVFVDPADLETDTPVARHMSELARLAGNNMGSIVVITDSPIWSGLQRLGMSLHLDLPHPEETYETLRAFLSDHEGIIPIRWDESDTRRAAEFLRGVTEAEAVNLMATVAAKGAIEQEDVLGLAQAKDRIFSDLTGLERVQLKDEDYTVGGLTSLREWLQRKHRLMHEDLRDTKLRPPRGVLLVGVPGCGKSLSAKAIAHEWQLPLYRLDMGSIHGKYLGESEGRFREALGMADRVAPCILWIDEIEKGLAGRDDGSGVPQRIIGQFLFWLQESDSRAFVVATANDVRSLPPELLRKGRFDELFFVDLPDSQDRREIIELYHGLYLKRRPEPEQLDRLVDLSEGFAGSDIAAALHDVGAEAHLSGGVENLKPSFIVDTFANTVPLSRVNPEQIEEIRAWGRERAVPAGRSAMAAATPGSAGPRRIVFMED, encoded by the coding sequence ATGTCGAACTACGAAGATTGTCTGAAGCACCTCGACAGCTATATCTCCGCGCGCGTGCCGGTCATCGGCATGCGCACCATCGAGCAGGAGCGGGCGCTGCGGCTGCTCAGGGAGGCCGCCACCCAGCCTCGCCGCAGCAGCCTGCCCTTCTGGATCTACACCAGGGCCACGGGCCTGCGGGACCTGCGCACCAACACGACGGTCATCGACGACCGTTCGCTGACCGGTGCGATGGACTTCGCCGCCGCACAGTTCACCAGCCGGGCCAACGCCACCGTCGTCTTCGTCGACCCCGCCGACCTCGAAACGGACACCCCGGTCGCCCGGCACATGTCCGAGCTCGCCCGGCTGGCCGGCAACAACATGGGCAGCATCGTCGTCATCACCGACAGCCCCATCTGGAGCGGTCTGCAGCGGCTCGGCATGAGCCTGCACCTCGACCTGCCCCATCCGGAGGAGACGTACGAGACCCTCAGGGCCTTCCTCTCCGACCACGAGGGGATCATTCCGATCCGATGGGACGAGAGCGACACGCGCCGCGCCGCCGAGTTCCTGCGCGGGGTCACCGAGGCGGAGGCGGTCAACCTGATGGCCACCGTGGCCGCCAAGGGCGCCATCGAGCAGGAGGACGTGCTGGGGCTCGCCCAGGCGAAGGACCGGATCTTCAGCGATCTGACCGGCCTGGAGCGCGTCCAGCTGAAGGACGAGGACTACACCGTCGGCGGTCTGACGAGCCTGCGCGAGTGGCTCCAGCGCAAACACCGACTGATGCACGAGGACCTGCGCGACACGAAGCTGCGGCCGCCCCGTGGGGTGCTGCTCGTCGGTGTGCCGGGCTGCGGCAAGTCGCTGTCCGCCAAGGCGATCGCCCACGAGTGGCAGCTGCCGCTCTACCGGCTGGACATGGGCAGCATCCACGGCAAGTACCTGGGCGAGTCGGAAGGACGCTTCCGGGAGGCGCTGGGCATGGCCGACCGGGTGGCCCCCTGCATCCTGTGGATCGACGAGATCGAGAAGGGGCTGGCCGGCCGCGATGACGGTTCGGGCGTGCCGCAACGGATCATCGGCCAGTTCCTCTTCTGGCTTCAGGAGTCGGACTCCCGCGCGTTCGTGGTCGCCACCGCGAACGACGTCCGCAGCCTGCCGCCCGAGCTGCTGCGCAAGGGCCGGTTCGACGAGCTGTTCTTCGTCGACCTGCCCGACTCCCAGGACCGCAGGGAGATCATCGAGTTGTACCACGGCCTCTATCTGAAGCGGCGGCCCGAGCCCGAGCAGCTGGACCGGCTGGTCGACCTGTCCGAGGGCTTCGCGGGCTCCGACATCGCCGCGGCCCTGCACGACGTGGGCGCGGAGGCGCACCTGAGCGGCGGCGTGGAGAACCTGAAGCCCTCGTTCATCGTGGACACCTTCGCCAACACCGTCCCGCTGAGCAGGGTCAACCCGGAGCAGATCGAGGAGATCCGGGCATGGGGACGGGAGAGGGCCGTCCCGGCCGGCCGGTCGGCGATGGCGGCGGCGACACCCGGCAGCGCCGGGCCGCGGCGCATCGTCTTCATGGAGGACTGA
- a CDS encoding peptidase inhibitor family I36 protein: MRKLHILGIASAVLGITAFAAPAHAASYDGVCNSSSGGEICLYRDKDAQGPIYDTLYSKPSYTGTYYGTGTSINDSVTSIKNLDPDTDAMVFTNANYTGDDSMIWSGATFHDMGYGSPWMNDSISSHCFINNSACPY; the protein is encoded by the coding sequence ATGCGCAAGCTCCACATTCTCGGCATAGCCTCCGCCGTGCTCGGCATTACAGCATTCGCAGCACCGGCCCACGCGGCCTCGTACGACGGTGTCTGCAACTCTTCGAGCGGTGGGGAAATCTGTCTCTACCGCGACAAGGATGCGCAAGGGCCCATCTACGACACGCTCTACAGCAAGCCCTCGTACACGGGCACGTACTACGGAACAGGCACTTCGATCAACGACAGCGTGACGTCGATCAAGAACCTGGACCCCGACACCGACGCCATGGTCTTCACCAATGCCAATTACACGGGCGACGATTCGATGATCTGGTCGGGCGCCACGTTCCATGACATGGGCTACGGTTCGCCGTGGATGAACGACTCGATCTCCTCGCACTGCTTCATAAACAACTCGGCCTGCCCGTACTAG
- a CDS encoding SCO1431 family membrane protein, producing the protein MTSTTATRLFLRARTGGPKDDRGAELLEQVLGWTLVVLLAVFVTGAGLM; encoded by the coding sequence ATGACCTCCACCACCGCCACCCGCCTCTTCCTCCGTGCCCGTACGGGCGGCCCCAAGGACGACCGGGGCGCCGAGCTCCTGGAGCAGGTCCTCGGCTGGACGCTGGTCGTCCTCCTGGCCGTCTTCGTCACAGGGGCCGGCCTCATGTAG
- a CDS encoding acyl-CoA dehydrogenase family protein, producing MADSTPDGVERRLPTDEARELLALTRDIARREIAPRAAEEEAAGHFPRELFALLSRSGLLGLPYDPAYGGGGQPYEVYLQVLEELAAARLTVGLGVSVHSLSCHALARYGTEEQRATHLPAMLGGGLLGAYCLSEPSAGSDAAALRTRAVRSPGEGGSSGEGGDWVIDGTKAWITHGGIADFCTVMARTGDAGARGITAFLVPGDAPGLSAAPPERKMGMKGSPTAQLHFDGVRVPDERRLGAEGQGFAIALDALDSGRLGIAACAVGLGRAALDEAVGYAKERRQFGRPIADFQGLRFLLADMATGVEAGRALYLEAARLRDEGRPFGRIAAMAKLFCTDAAMRITTDAVQVLGGYGYTADFPAERYLREAKMLQIVEGTNQIQRVVIARHLVGPESR from the coding sequence ATGGCCGACAGCACCCCGGACGGCGTGGAACGCCGCCTGCCCACCGACGAGGCCCGCGAGCTGCTCGCCCTGACGCGGGACATCGCCCGGCGGGAGATCGCCCCGCGTGCCGCCGAGGAAGAGGCCGCCGGACACTTCCCCCGCGAGCTCTTCGCGCTGCTGTCCCGTTCCGGGCTGCTCGGACTGCCCTACGACCCCGCGTACGGCGGGGGCGGTCAGCCGTACGAGGTCTACCTCCAGGTCCTGGAGGAGCTCGCCGCGGCCCGGCTCACCGTGGGGCTCGGCGTCAGCGTCCACAGCCTCTCCTGCCACGCGCTCGCCCGCTACGGCACCGAGGAGCAGCGCGCCACCCATCTGCCCGCGATGCTGGGCGGCGGTCTCCTCGGCGCGTACTGCCTCTCCGAACCCTCCGCCGGATCGGACGCGGCGGCGCTGCGCACCCGGGCGGTCCGGTCTCCCGGGGAGGGCGGCTCCTCCGGCGAGGGCGGCGACTGGGTGATCGACGGCACCAAGGCGTGGATCACCCACGGCGGCATCGCCGACTTCTGCACGGTGATGGCCCGGACCGGCGACGCGGGCGCGCGGGGCATCACCGCCTTCCTGGTGCCGGGGGACGCGCCGGGGCTGAGCGCGGCCCCGCCCGAGCGGAAGATGGGCATGAAGGGCTCTCCCACCGCGCAGCTCCACTTCGACGGGGTGAGGGTCCCCGACGAGCGGCGACTCGGTGCCGAGGGGCAGGGCTTCGCGATCGCGCTCGACGCCCTGGACTCGGGGCGGCTCGGCATCGCCGCCTGCGCGGTCGGGCTCGGCCGGGCGGCCCTGGACGAGGCCGTCGGGTACGCCAAGGAGCGCCGCCAGTTCGGCCGGCCGATCGCCGACTTCCAGGGGCTCCGCTTCCTCCTCGCCGACATGGCGACCGGGGTCGAGGCGGGCCGGGCGCTGTACCTGGAGGCGGCGCGGCTCCGGGACGAGGGGCGACCCTTCGGCCGGATCGCCGCGATGGCCAAGCTGTTCTGCACGGACGCCGCCATGCGGATCACGACGGACGCGGTGCAGGTGCTCGGCGGGTACGGCTACACGGCGGACTTCCCCGCGGAGCGGTATCTGCGGGAGGCGAAGATGCTCCAGATCGTCGAGGGGACCAATCAGATCCAGCGGGTGGTCATCGCGCGTCACCTGGTCGGACCAGAATCCCGCTGA
- a CDS encoding DUF7064 domain-containing protein: MSVHRHVDDRPVALDEYPVHQAPLSMKHHVSGDRNAYDRCIFHVFDHTGRALLIAGLGVYPNTGVVDAYATLRVGDRLHAVRASDALGDDRMNLSVGPFAITVDEPLKRLSLRCAADPDDPEGLSYDLTWTGDFPAVWEPHHTQRHGGRLTLEGRRFVQAGHCEGTIRAAGQEFAVTPGEWTGTRDRSWGVRPIPGEEPGRAAEFRPEGFHWLWIPMRFEDRFLMVIAQEDADGYRTLNEALLVRNGHRDTQLGWPRTEITYRTGSRHPERAVVHLADPTGKPLEIGVEILASSPLAVGAGYPPATDWQHGTWQGRGWTDRRVYDLSDPAAHPMAAYGVTDHAARFTLDGRTGYGIFEHGSFGRHDPSGFADHTSTAR; this comes from the coding sequence ATGTCCGTGCACCGGCACGTCGACGACCGGCCCGTCGCACTCGACGAATACCCCGTGCACCAGGCCCCGCTCTCGATGAAGCACCACGTCAGCGGCGACCGCAACGCCTACGACCGGTGCATCTTCCATGTCTTCGACCACACCGGCCGCGCCCTGCTCATCGCCGGCCTCGGGGTCTACCCCAACACCGGCGTCGTCGACGCCTACGCCACCCTGCGGGTCGGTGACCGGCTGCACGCCGTCCGGGCCTCCGACGCCCTCGGAGACGACCGGATGAACCTCTCCGTCGGGCCGTTCGCCATCACCGTCGACGAGCCCCTCAAGCGCCTCTCCCTGCGCTGCGCCGCCGACCCCGACGACCCCGAGGGCCTGTCGTACGACCTCACCTGGACCGGCGACTTCCCCGCCGTCTGGGAACCCCACCACACCCAGCGCCACGGCGGCCGGCTCACCCTGGAAGGCCGCCGCTTCGTCCAGGCCGGACACTGCGAGGGCACGATCAGGGCCGCCGGCCAGGAGTTCGCGGTCACCCCGGGGGAGTGGACCGGCACCCGCGACCGCAGCTGGGGAGTCCGCCCCATCCCCGGCGAGGAGCCCGGCCGCGCCGCAGAGTTCCGGCCCGAGGGCTTCCACTGGCTCTGGATCCCGATGCGCTTCGAGGACCGCTTCCTCATGGTCATCGCCCAGGAGGACGCCGACGGCTACCGCACCCTCAACGAGGCCCTGCTCGTCCGGAACGGCCACCGCGACACCCAACTCGGCTGGCCCCGCACCGAGATCACGTACCGCACGGGAAGCCGTCACCCCGAACGGGCCGTCGTCCACCTCGCCGATCCGACCGGCAAGCCCCTGGAGATCGGCGTCGAGATCCTCGCCTCCTCCCCGCTGGCCGTCGGCGCCGGCTATCCGCCCGCCACCGACTGGCAGCACGGCACCTGGCAGGGCCGCGGCTGGACGGACCGGCGCGTGTACGACCTCTCCGACCCCGCCGCCCACCCCATGGCGGCCTACGGCGTCACCGACCACGCGGCCCGCTTCACCCTCGACGGCCGTACGGGCTACGGCATCTTCGAGCACGGCTCCTTCGGCCGCCACGACCCCAGCGGCTTCGCCGACCACACCTCCACCGCCCGCTGA